A single genomic interval of Ischnura elegans chromosome 3, ioIscEleg1.1, whole genome shotgun sequence harbors:
- the LOC124155946 gene encoding trichohyalin-like produces MELTMEDMTSETFNKLILLSQEYLENEVDAEDFLREHKAVATTEITEEEEVSFMQIAQYEEYLITLLKVLYDTKKFLREDEKYIHLVILYVICFKLPKMSESKVRELVFTTYPSNWKVLLDFFGKPENLTKVSEEGCKILDIKYCHDNILAPLQKKSEWMKKFSNSLRKKLYNLEEKKLTVPQWPFSHTPQKQEIPTYPQFSPDRDNHSIKEEKISKSPSIKISKKVSTSRTKHKKNLKSGSTGLKCKINNMQHEHEAPTAKTQDKDADSCKMEETSLIPKVKTAKTGAVSLNTTALLRLGATIQQNEWKQIKRLQELCNGGNDPENVNIQEEEIRKEKLWNEKRAMEARRLRALLWQEEATIAKEGVKKRNQAKALKVKAERDEIGEKKQQLHEKQEILIKNLVEKTHRIKVNAQNSVRRNKLNKLKTVKKLQEEKRLMKEAAQKKREEELLQKAELVQEIQRLHKKACQQMKKPIDLTETSQLGLSCEMSIAELKGRLQLAKLHLQAEIEERKRWIKGQQEKRRELLKQTEEYIAAHKESSSRFKQFSLTMPLQMQEEDTPEIAELKRQLEMKRQERMKITAQTKPKSPFRIEKRHQ; encoded by the exons ATGGAATTGACAATGGAG GATATGACGAGTGAAACTTTTAATAAGTTGATACTTCTCTCACAAGAGTACCTTGAAAATGAAGTAGATGCCGAGGATTTCCTCCGTGAACACAAAGCA GTTGCAACAACAGAGATCactgaagaagaagaagtaaGTTTCATGCAGATTGCACAGTATGAAGAATACTTAATCACATTACTCAAAGTCCTCTATGACACAAAGAAATTTCTGAGAGAAGATGAAAAGTATATACACTTGG TTATCCTCTACGTCATTTGTTTCAAATTACCAAAAATGAGTGAATCCAAAGTGAGAGAGTTGGTATTCACAACATACCCGTCAAACTGGAAAGTTCTACTAGATTTCTTTGGAAAACCTGAAAATCTAACAAAAGTTAGTGAGGAAGGATGCAAAATACTAGACATTAAATACTGCCATGACAATATTCTAGCCCCCTTGCAGAAAAAATCAGAATGGATGAAA AAATTCAGCAATTCCCTGCGAAAAAAGTTGTACAACTTAGAAGAGAAAAAACTAACAGTCCCGCAATGGCCATTTTCTCATACACCTCAAAAACAAGAAATACCTACATATCCACAATTTTCTCCAGACAGGGATAATCATAGCATAAAAGAG GAGAAAATAAGTAAAAGCCCATCAATCAAAATATCCAAAAAGGTTAGCACCTCAAGgacaaaacacaaaaaaaatttgaaatcaggATCAACCGGCTTGAAGTGTAAAATCAATAATATGCAGCATGAGCATGAAGCCCCCACTGCAAAAACCCAAGATAAAGATGCTGATTCATGCAAAATGGAGGAAACCTCTCTAATACCTAAAGTGAAAACG gCAAAAACAGGTGCAGTGTCCCTGAATACTACAGCGTTACTCAGACTAGGGGCAACAATTCAACAGAATGaatggaaacaaataaaaag ATTACAAGAACTTTGCAATGGTGGAAATGACCCTGAAAATGTGAATATACaggaggaagaaataaggaaagaaaagtTATGGAATGAAAAGAGAGCTATGGAAGCAAGGCGTTTACGAGCCCTCCTTTGGCAAGAAGAGGCAACTATTGCTAAGGAGGGCGTCAAGAAAAGAAATCAAGCCAAGGCACTGAAGGTCAAAGCAGAG AGGgatgaaattggagaaaaaaagCAGCAGTTGCACGAAAAACAAGAAATCTTGAtaaaaaatttggtggaaaaaaccCATAGGATAAAAGTAAATGCACAAAACTCTGTTCGAAGAAATAAACTCAATAAATTGAAAACAG TGAAGAAGTTACAGGAGGAAAAAAGACTCATGAAAGAAGCTGCTCAAAAAAAA AGGGAAGAAGAACTACTGCAAAAGGCAGAACTTGTGCAAGAAATACAGCGACTGCATAAAAAAGCTTGCCAACAAATGAAAAAACCTATAGACCTAACTGAAACATCACAACTGGGTTTGTCCTGTGAAATGTCGATTGCAGAG TTGAAGGGAAGATTACAATTGGCTAAATTGCATCTACAAGCTGAGATTGAAGAAAGAAAGCGATGGATCAAAGGGCAGCAGGAAAAAAGAAGAGAACTGCTGAAGCAAACAGAGGAGTATATAGCTGCACACAAGGAATCAAG TTCCAGATTTAAACAATTTTCGCTCACAATGCCATTACAAATGCAAGAGGAGGATACTCCAGAGATAGCAGAATTAAAACGCCAATTAGAAATGAAGAGGCAGGAAAGGATGAAAATAACAGCACAGACCAAACCAAAATCACCTTTTAGAATTGAAAAGAGACATCAGTAa